The genome window GATGCGATTAGATCAAGTGATTGTTTGGTATCATGATCGGATGCAGCATAACTTGGGACCAGCGTCAGTTCTTTAGAGTAAATCACACTCATGTCAATATCCATCGTAGCACCTTTTGACGGAACTCCAAAGAGGACAATTGTCCCACCCTTTCTCGTGCACAATATGGCATCAGATACGGCACGCAGGTTCCCTGTTGCCACGATTGAGACGTCGACTCCCAGGTTTTGCGTATCAGACAAAAGTTGTGGAATAGAATTTTGGTTTCCCGATGTCAGTGGAGTTACGCCAAATGTTTTTGCAAAATTTAGCCTAAAGTCATTTACGTCAAAACAAAACACCTGGCTAAACTCATTTGCTTGTGCAAGCATCATATGCATTATGCCGGTAGGTCCAGTCCCAAAGATTGCAGCAGTGTCGCCTTTTTTGAATTGGAACTTGTTCCATGCCCTAACACAGCATGCCAGCGGTTCTATCATTGCAGCTTCGTCAAATGACATCGAGTCTGGAATTTTCAAGACACCTCCATGCCTTACGTTCCATTCAGGAACCACGTATTCTTCAGACAATCCACATGGGGAGAGATTTGTCTCATAGTATTTTGCACACATTGTCTCATTTCCATGCGTGCAAAAATGACAAGAGTAACAAGGCACGTGATGATGAGTAAAGACACGATCTCCTTTTTTGAATTCTTTAACATCAGATCCCACATCTAGGATTATTCCGGCAGGTTCGTGTCCAAGGCGCATTGAAGGTTGTCCGTATTTTCCAAACACTTTTTCAACGTCAGAACCGCATATCCCACAAGATTTCATTTTGATCAAAACGTCTCCGGATCCAAGTGCGGGGTTTTGTATGTCACCAACCTCAACTTTGGATGGACCGGTAACAAATGCCGCTTTCATTGTGTTTTTTACAAGATTTTTTGGGTATATGTGTATTCACGAATTTGAAAAATTTGTGGAGAATTTTCAAACATTCCGTTCGATTCGAACATAAAATCAATTATTACAAAAATCAAACCCACATTAGTAATGTCGCGATGGGACGAGCCAGATAGGTTTGACGACGAGGAAGAATCAAGGCTATTGAAAAAATTCTACAACTATGTAGAGATTGAAAAGAAGGAAGCCGAACGGAGAAAGTTCCTCGAGGTATCCGATAAAAAACGCCCAAGTGTTTGGGGGAACAGGTTCGTGCTATCCGCAATAATTCAGGGAGCAGTCATCACAGGACTTACTGTCGCGTTGATCCTAATTCAGGCAATTTTTGCAGACGTAAGCCTAATTGAGTTCCTGTCGTTATCAATTGACGGTCCGGCCAAGTGGTTCTTTTTTGGTTATTTCATGTACATAACACTAGTTGTTACAATCGCAATTACTGCAATATTTTACAATCATCTTGAGACAAATTTGAATCGCCAGGTACGAGGAAATAAAAAACAACTTGCATGGACGCAGCTTGTAGGAATGAATGTCGGCGGAGCGGCAACCACAATACTGATGATGTTTGCAGGACTAAGCGGGGCTGGATTTATTGACTTTGCCATAGGAAACGAAACTGCCAGCTCTGAAATCATGGACATGATAGAAATTCCAATAACGGGGTTTGCACTTTTATTTGCAGGCGGAATAATTGCAGGAGGTATTGCGTATATTGGCACATATGTGCAAGGACCGAAGACGAGCAAACTGTCTTTTGCAGACGATAGGAAATATGATAGGATTTAGACCCCTAGAATGGTCTTGAGCATTTTTCTGTAATCTACTTCCTTTTTTGCGCTGCCAGCAGCGGGCAATGAGAACACGAGTGGTTTTGATTTTGTTGCGCGTAGCTTTGTCAGATCAGTGGTGATCGGTGCAGAGATATCATCACTTATCAGAACCAGACCCACGTCAGGATCATCGGCTAGTTTTTTGATTTCTGAAAATGCCTCAGACGGATTATCCACGACTATTCCTTGAACTCCGGCTAATTGAAAACTTGTAACAAAAATTCTGCTACCAATAGTTACAATCTTCACAGTTAGCAGTCTTTTTAATACCAATTTAACTTTTTTTGAGCCCAGATTGTGGGAAACCTTGATTTACCTTTACAATTCAGATAATACATGTCAGAAATAGATACAACAAAAGACGTTTACCTTTTTACGCATGGAAGAATGGATTTGCAAACCAAGTCAATAGAAGTACTTGTGGCAAAAGGATTCTCAAAAGACAAAATATTTTCTG of Candidatus Nitrosotenuis sp. DW1 contains these proteins:
- a CDS encoding zinc-dependent dehydrogenase — translated: MKAAFVTGPSKVEVGDIQNPALGSGDVLIKMKSCGICGSDVEKVFGKYGQPSMRLGHEPAGIILDVGSDVKEFKKGDRVFTHHHVPCYSCHFCTHGNETMCAKYYETNLSPCGLSEEYVVPEWNVRHGGVLKIPDSMSFDEAAMIEPLACCVRAWNKFQFKKGDTAAIFGTGPTGIMHMMLAQANEFSQVFCFDVNDFRLNFAKTFGVTPLTSGNQNSIPQLLSDTQNLGVDVSIVATGNLRAVSDAILCTRKGGTIVLFGVPSKGATMDIDMSVIYSKELTLVPSYAASDHDTKQSLDLIASGKVDVKKLITHRYTLSESQKAFEHAHTGENAMKIIINS
- a CDS encoding V-type ATP synthase subunit F; protein product: MKIVTIGSRIFVTSFQLAGVQGIVVDNPSEAFSEIKKLADDPDVGLVLISDDISAPITTDLTKLRATKSKPLVFSLPAAGSAKKEVDYRKMLKTILGV